The following are encoded in a window of Aythya fuligula isolate bAytFul2 chromosome 26, bAytFul2.pri, whole genome shotgun sequence genomic DNA:
- the MATK gene encoding megakaryocyte-associated tyrosine-protein kinase: MSGKHWPPGTQCVTKHDHNKPKAGELAFRKGDVVTIIEAVEGKGWYRARHNESGQEGLLAGSVLRERGAIRADHKLSLMPWFHGKISGVEAVQELQPAEDGLFLVRESIRHPGDYVLCVSFGKEVIHYRVVHEENMLSIDSQQRFYNLIDMIEHYTKEQGAICTKLVKPKPKTGMKSAEEELAKAGWLLNLQHLTLGDRIGQGEFGDVLEGEYMGQKVAVKNIKCDVTAQAFLAETAAMTKVRHKNLVRLLGVILHNGLYIVMEFMSKGNLVNFLRTRGRAQVSPQQLLQFSLDVAQGMDYLESKKLVHRDLAARNILISEEHVAKVSDFGLARVNPKGTDNTLLPVKWTAPEALKHNKFSSKSDVWSYGILLWEVFSFGRAPYPKLSLKEVTELLEEGYRMDPPEGCPPAIYALMKSCWEMEPGKRPSFKKLTEKLQKELKHLRDV, encoded by the exons ATGTCTGGG AAACACTGGCCCCCAGGGACGCAGTGCGTCACCAAGCACGACCATAACAAGCCCAAGGCCGGCGAGCTGGCCTTCCGCAAGGGGGATGTGGTCACCATCATCGAGGCCGTGGAG ggcAAGGGCTGGTACCGTGCCAGGCACAACGAGAGcgggcaggaggggctgctggCGGGTAGTGTGCTGCGGGAGCGCGGTGCCATCCGTGCCGACCACAAGCTCAGCCTCATGCC ctggtTCCACGGGAAGATCTCAGGGGTGGAGgcggtgcaggagctgcagcctgccgAGGACGGGCTCTTCCTGGTGCGCGAGTCCATCCGGCACCCCGGCGACTACGTGCTGTGCGTGAGCTTTGGCAAGGAGGTGATCCACTACCGCGTGGTGCACGAGGAGAACATGCTGAGCATCGACAGCCAGCAGCGCTTCTACAACCTCATCGACATGATCGAG CACTACACAAAGGAGCAGGGAGCCATCTGCACCAAGCTGGTGAAGCCCAAACCAAAGACAGGGATGAAGTCAGCcgaggaggagctggccaaaG CCGGCTGGTTGCTGAACCTGCAGCACCTCACGCTGGGAGACCGCATCGGGCAAGGCGAGTTTGGAG ATGTCCTGGAGGGCGAGTACATGGGGCAGAAGGTGGCTGTGAAGAACATCAAGTGTGATGTGACCGCCCAGGCCTTCCTCGCTGAAACTGCTGCCATGAC GAAGGTCCGGCACAAAAACCTGGTGCGTTTGCTCGGCGTCATCCTGCACAACGGCCTCTACATCGTCATGGAGTTCATGAGCAAG GGCAACCTGGTGAACTTCTTGCGCACACGGGGCCGCGCGCAAGtctctccccagcagctcctccagttCTCTCT GGACGTGGCCCAAGGCATGGACTACCTGGAGTCCAAGAAGCTGGTGCACAGGGACCTGGCTGCCCGCAACATCCTCATCTCCGAGGAGCACGTGGCCAAAGTGAGCGATTTCGGCTTAGCCCGGGTCAATCCCAAGGGCACGGACAACACGTTGCTGCCCGTGAAGTGGACGGCTCCCGAGGCCCTGAAGCACAAT AAATTCTCCTCCAAGTCGGATGTGTGGAGCTACGGGATCCTCCTGTGGGAAGTGTTCTCCTTCGGCCGAGCACCCTACCCCAAGCTG AGCCTGAAGGAGgtgacagagctgctggaggaggggtACCGCATGGACCCCCCCGAGGGCTGCCCGCCTGCCATCTACGCGCTGATGAAGAGCTGCTGGGAGATGGAGCCAGGCAAGCGGCCGTCCTTCAAGAAACTcacagagaagctgcagaaggagctgaagCACCTAAGGGACGTTTAA
- the LOC116499193 gene encoding complexin-3-like, with protein MASFFTTALKNLRGGEEEPQAPPKDTKAATLPNGMSREEFEEYQRQLLEEKIERDKAFAHKKAERAAVRMHLRDKYHLAQDERDDAQLHVAGGTVELPQELAAMVRSEEEEEEEEEEGAFAFLTKLREIDLPALRGRALGTVDEVKEKCSLM; from the exons ATGGCCTCCTTCTTCACAACAGCCCTGAAGAACCTgcgggggggagaggaggagccCCAGGCACCCCCCAAGGACACCAAAGCGGCCACTCTGCCCAATGGCATGTCCCGCGAGGAGTTTGAGGAGTACCAgcggcagctgctggaggagaa GATCGAGCGGGACAAGGCCTTCGCACACAAGAAGGCAGAACGGGCGGCCGTGCGCATGCACCTGCGGGACAAGTACCACCTGGCCCAG GACGAGCGGGACGATGCCCAGCTGCACGTGGCGGGCGGCACGGTGGAGCTGCCGCAGGAGCTGGCCGCCATGGTGcgcagcgaggaggaggaggaggaggaggaagaggaaggggccTTCGCCTTCCTGACCAAGCTGCGGGAGATCGATCTGCCGGCactgcggggccgggcgctgggCACCGTGGATGAGGTGAAGGAGAAATGCTCCCTGATGTAG